TGTTTTGCAATTTTATTGGAAATCGTTCCCTCATCGATCATTGTGACAAGTTCAGCTATCTCTTTAGCGCTAAATTTTAAGGGTGCATCAAGTTTAAGTTCTCTTGCCACTTCGTTTGCGACGATGTTTGCAAGACTGATCGGACTGTTGACAAAAGTGAGCGTCTCTTCATAAAATGAGGAGAGTTGCTCATCGCGCGCTAAGATATTGGCGATTTCATGGTTGAGCCCAAGCTCTTTCGTGTAAGTATCAAAATGTGCCTGTTCAGATTCACTCATAGGAGCGACAACACCCTCAACGATGGAGGGCTTTTTAGCTTCAGGTTTTGGTGTGGATGGCGTTACTTCTGTCTTTTTAGCCCATGAGTCTTTAAGCCCGACAATTTTATTAAACACAGGTTTTTCATCGGTGTAATCAATCGGATCAGCGTAAAAATAGCCTTGTCTCTCAAACTGGAATCTCACATCAGGTTTTTCGCTGATAACAGCGGGTTCTACAAAGGCATGCGTGATTACATGTAAAGAATTAGGATTGAGATCTTCTAAGCCATCGGGTGCTTCGTTAGAGTATAACCGCTCATACAGTCTGACTTCGACTTTTTTAGCATGTTTTGCACTGACCCAGTGAATAGCACTTTTCGTTTTAATATTGCTTGTGTCTTCACCACTTTTGGAGTTAGGATGATACTCTGCTTTTAGTTCTATGATGGTGCCGCTAGCATCTTTCACGACCTCTTTACATGTAAGAATGTACGCATGTTTAAGCCTCACAGGTTGTGTAGGTGTCAAACGGTAATAACCCTCAGGAGGATTTTCACTAAAATCATCTCTCTCAATGTAAATCTCACGAGAAAAAGGAAGTTTACGTGAACCCTCTTTAGGCACATCGTGTGGGAAATAAGAAGCGTCTATCTCTTCTTCACCGTCATAATTTTCGATGGTCACTTTGAGTGGGTCTAGGACACACATCACGCGTGGTACTTTTTGATTTAAATCGTCGCGGATGCAAAATTCAAGCTGTGCCACATCGACCATCGAGTTTGCTTTGGCGATGCCGATTTGATCGCAAAAATTGAGGATGGATTCGGGTGTATAGCCTCTTCGTTTATAACCTGCAATGGTCGGAAGGCGAGGGTCATCCCAGCCGTTGACATGGTTGCCGTTCACCAATTCTAAGAGTTTGCGTTTGCTCATGACCGTATAGTTTATGCCTAAACGTGCAAACTCATGTTGGTAGGGACGAGGAGGGGTAAGATCGAGTGCATCGAGTACCCAGTCGTAAATATCGCGGTTGTTTTCAAACTCTAGGGTACAGATCGAGTGCGTTACCCCTTCGATGTAGTCGGACAAACAGTGTGCAAAGTCATACATCGGGTAGATGCACCACTCATCGCCAGATCTGAAGTGATGGGCATGACGGATGCGATACAGTAGCGGATCGCGCATTTTCATATTGGCAGCACTCATATCGATTTTAGCGCGTAAAACGTGTTCGCCATCTTTAAACTCGCCCTTTTTCATGCGCGCTAAAAGGTCTAGATTTTCTTCAATGCTGCGTTCTGCAAATTGACTGCGTCGTCCTGCTTCTTTGATCGTGCCACGGTATTCACGAATCTCTTCTTCATTCAGGCTATCCACATAGGCTTTGCCCATTTTGACAAGCGTCACAGCATAATCGTAAATTTTTGGGAAATAATCAGAAGCAAAGCGCACATGATCCGCCCAGTTAAACCCAAGCCATGTGACAGCATCTTTAAGCGCTTCAACGTATTTCATGTCTTCCGTCGTTGGGTTGGTGTCATCCATTCGGAGGTTACAATGCCCGTGATAATCCCGTGCAATGCCAAAATTGATACAGATAGATTTAGCATGTCCAATGTGCGGAAATCCATTAGGCTCTGGAGGAAATCTGGTAATAATTTCTTTATACTTTCCAGACTTTAAATCCTCTTCCACAATGGTGCGTAAAAAATCTTTGCTCTCACTCATCTTATTCAAACCTTTTTGATTGATAACTCTTATATGCTCTGTATTTTACCATGCTCTGTATTAATTAACCCAAAAGCGTTGATGATTGCATAGGCAAGAACCATTAAACTGCTTCTACAAATTGGGAGATATTGAGTAATTTTTACTTTACATGTAAAGTAAATAAATAGAAGAAATTAGGAACGATCTACAAGTACCAAGAATACAAAGTATCACTTTTTTGAATTTTTTTGAATGAGGTTCATTGCGAGAATAACTAACACGATAAGAAGAACATTTAAGAGTATCATTAAAATGAAAAAAACCTTCAAAGACATGACCATCCCTTTTTTAATGAAAGAGGGAAGAGTTCTTTTGACTCTTTCCTCTTCAATAATGATATTATGTGAAACTATCTAGTTGGAACTCTTGAAGAGAGTGGTGCTGGTTTATACTCTGGTAAAATACGGCAATCACTTTGTGGATTCCATTTTGCATCAAGAGTGCGGCATTTTTGTACAACCTCAAAAGGTGTTGGCTTTTTCCTTGTATCAACCCATGTTAAAAGAACATCCATAGCTGCTATATATTGGGCATCGCTTAGATAACTATGCTCTTTGTCATTGGTGTAAAGTTGTACCATGTTGTTAGCATGTCCTGCTTTTGCAACAGTCTCTTCCCACGTGCTTGCAAGTTCAACAAATGCAATAGGGTCATTAATACCACGCATTGTGATAATAGGTAATGCAATGTTTCCTGTTGGATCGGTATCTTTACCAAAATCCGCAACAGCTGTTGGGTCAGCTTTATAGCGGAGTACTTTTTTATTGAGTTCTTCATCATTGGACGAACCAA
Above is a genomic segment from Sulfurospirillum halorespirans DSM 13726 containing:
- a CDS encoding glutamine--tRNA ligase/YqeY domain fusion protein: MSESKDFLRTIVEEDLKSGKYKEIITRFPPEPNGFPHIGHAKSICINFGIARDYHGHCNLRMDDTNPTTEDMKYVEALKDAVTWLGFNWADHVRFASDYFPKIYDYAVTLVKMGKAYVDSLNEEEIREYRGTIKEAGRRSQFAERSIEENLDLLARMKKGEFKDGEHVLRAKIDMSAANMKMRDPLLYRIRHAHHFRSGDEWCIYPMYDFAHCLSDYIEGVTHSICTLEFENNRDIYDWVLDALDLTPPRPYQHEFARLGINYTVMSKRKLLELVNGNHVNGWDDPRLPTIAGYKRRGYTPESILNFCDQIGIAKANSMVDVAQLEFCIRDDLNQKVPRVMCVLDPLKVTIENYDGEEEIDASYFPHDVPKEGSRKLPFSREIYIERDDFSENPPEGYYRLTPTQPVRLKHAYILTCKEVVKDASGTIIELKAEYHPNSKSGEDTSNIKTKSAIHWVSAKHAKKVEVRLYERLYSNEAPDGLEDLNPNSLHVITHAFVEPAVISEKPDVRFQFERQGYFYADPIDYTDEKPVFNKIVGLKDSWAKKTEVTPSTPKPEAKKPSIVEGVVAPMSESEQAHFDTYTKELGLNHEIANILARDEQLSSFYEETLTFVNSPISLANIVANEVARELKLDAPLKFSAKEIAELVTMIDEGTISNKIAKHVFEEMVMTGENPTVIVEAKGLTQISDPEKLKPLIDEVIAKNPDNVAKFKAGNTNLFGFFVGQVLKNSGGKANPTVVNELVTETLKHV